CACCAGCCACCCCCAGCCGTGGTGCTGATTCTCTCAGCACTCTCTTGGGGTGTCCTGGGAACCTTGCAGGTGGCACTGAGGAGAAGCAGGCAAGGCCAGAGAGGGCCCTGAATGGGTCTTCGGAGCCCCAGATCCTTCAGGACAACCTCACGCTCAGCCTAGCAGAGGCACTTCAGGTGAGCCTCTCTCTCCCCTCGAATAAAGAAATACACCCGCACCACCCACCACCCTGAATAATCAGGTGTCTCCAGGCAAAGACTGGCTGAGGAGTGGGTGAATGGACCTCATGGTAGCATGGCCATTCCAGGTCTGGCTGCCTCTCCCTCCGCACCCCAGCACCTGGCTTCACTTATCTCGCTCTCCCCACTGCACACACTTCTGTCTGCCTCAGCCCCACCCAACCCTTCCATCTCCACTGGGAAATTCTGAGGCCAAACTTGCTTTCTTGGTCTCATGTTGTCAGCTTTTTCAGTGGGGAGACTTGGAGAGGGTCAGGGCCTCACCAAACACCCTCCCCTCCCAATTCTAAAGCTGAGTCAGAGGAAGGGCTGGGGCCTGCACTGGGTCCTCCATGATGCTTCCTCTCTGGGCAGGAAGCCGAGAAGGGGCGGCTTGGATACCTTCCTTGACCTCCCCACACAACCCCCCAGAACAATACCCCAGGCCAGGCAGGGCTTCCTGGCCCCTCCCTCAGGATCCCCCCACCAATGATCTAATCATTGGTACTCTCCTAAGGGCCTGAGGTTTTCTGGTTAGAGAAGATAGGAGTTTCAGACAGGGCCAGGGAGGTGACATGCCCTCTGGTGCCCACAGACCAGTCTGCCTGAGGCTTTGCGGATCAAATTGGAGTTGGATGGTGAGAGTCACATCCTGGAGCTGCTACAGAATAGGTAATAATGATAGTGGTAACATTAACAATAACATGGCTAACAACTTATATAGCATCCACGATGTACCAGGTACTAAGAGCTTGAACTCAttaaatcctcataacaactctatAAGGTAGATACTATGATGTATTATTATCGGCCTCATATATGAAGAAgtcaaggcacagagaggttaaataactctcccaaggtcacatagctagtgggTGGTGAAAACTAGATTGGAACCCAGATAGCCTGACAGAGTTTGTGGCCCAACGACCATACTCTGCCGTCTCCAGGGGAAGCAGGAAGCTTGCAGGGattgcccagcccccagccacccctctACCGCCTCCAGGTCTCAGGCTGTGACTGCACCACCCTGGGAGCACTGCCCTCCTTCTTCTTCATTCCACAGGGAGCTAGTCTCAGGCCGTCCAACCCTGGTGTGGTACCAGCCTGATGGCACCCGGGTGGTCAGTGAGGGACACACTCTGGTGAGTCAGGTCATCTTGTGCCCTGTTTCTGGCCcgagggaagaaggagaggggcGACTGGAAGGTGCCATCCCTGGAGAATGGGAGGACACTGCCTATCCTCACCCACAGGCTAGCCTCCTGGGCTCAAACCTTGGCCTGGCCTTCCAGTTGGCACTCATGTTTCTCTGCTGTAGGAGAACTGCTGCTACCATGGAAAAGTGCAGGGCCACGCCGACTCCTGGGTCTCTGTCTGCACCTGCTCCGGGCTCAGGTACAAGGGGTCAATTCCACGAAGGTGGAGAGAGTGAGCGTAAACGAGGCATGGAGCTGAAAAGTTTTGACTTCCTGCATCTTTGCATAGGGGCTTGGTGATCCTGTCCCCAGAGAGAAGCTACTCCCTGGAGCTGGGGCCTGGGGACCTCCAGGGTCCCCCTGTTATCTCCCGGCTCCAAGACCTCCTCCTGCCAGGCCACACTTGTGCCCTGAGCTGGCCTGCATCTGTGCCCACTCAGGCTCCACCAGAGCAGCCCCTGGGACAGCGTCACCTTCTCCGGGTGAGGATGAATGGCAGGAGGGCTGGGCTTCTGTTGTCCCCAGGGCTGGCCCCCGGGCCCTCAGAGCTATTTGTTCACAGTAACAACTGCTCCTGCTAATGGAGCAACTTCCCAGTACCAGGCACTTTGTGAACATTATCTCCTTTACTGATCCCAGCAACCCTGGGAGGTAGGTGCCATCTGTAGCTCTATTTTAGTGAGAAaagtggctcagagaggttaagtgacttggccaaggccaTTCAACTAATAAATGGTATATCCAGGGTTTGGATGCAGGTACTTGACTCAAACTCCTCATCTGTCTTATGATCCAAATGCAGAGAGCTCTCACTGGGATATAGCAAATACATAGTTACTGATCATAAAGCAATAAGAAGCCAATTTCCTAATTTAttcaatggggataataaaactaCTTACCTTATAAgattactgtgaagattaaataaatctatatacatacatatatatatgtaaatgcttaGAACTCTGCCTGGCATACGTTAAGTATTTGATGGTGTTggctgttattcttttttaatttggaaaaagcactgaatttgaaGCCGGAAAAGCAGGGCCCTACTCCCAGCTTCTAAACCTCTTCTTTGTCTATCTTGGGCAAGTCCCTGGCCTCTCAggttctctgtaaaatgggctctTCACTCTCTTGTCTGACCACACAGTGGTTGTGGACACAGCCTGGTCAGCCCTACGCGGCTGCTGGTGGGGTGTGGTGGGTGTGTCTGATGCGCCTTCCTCTTGTCCACAGTGGAGGCGGGACGTGGTGACAGAGACCAAGATTGTTGAGCTGGTGATTGTGGCTGACCGTTCCGAGGTGAGCCTGCTGACCCCTGCAAGTCCTCCCCGACCTCTGCCTGCCCTGCTGCCTTTCACGGTCACCTCTCTTGACCCACAGGTCCAGAGGTACCGGGACTTCCAGAACCTGCTGAACCGCACCCTGGAAGTGGCCCTCCTCCTGGACACAGTGAGTATGGGATCCAGCAGCGTCCTTATGGCCCCCGACCATGGGAACCCCTCTCCTGAGCCCCACTTCTCTTTCAGTTCTTCAGGCCTCTGAATGTCCGGGTGGCGCTCGTGGGCCTGGAGGCCTGGACCCAGCGTGACCTGATAGAGATAAGCCAGCACCCAGGTGTCACACTAGACAGCTTCCTCCGCTGGCGCCGGACAGACCTGCTGCCTCGGTTGCCCCACGACAGTGCCCAGCTGGTGACGTAAGACCCACCAGGCTCAGCCAGCGGGGCCCAGCtctgctccagccctgccccGGCCTGGCAAATTTCACATCCCAGCTCCCTACCTGAGGCCCTGAAGCTCCGGCCACCTTGGCTTTGGGGCCTAACCTTCGCCCTCTCAATCCCGCAGTGCCACTTCATTCTCCGGGCCCATGGTGGGCATGGCCATTCAGAACTCCATCTGTTCTCCTGAATTCTCAGGAGGTGTGAACATGGTGAGCTATTTCCACGTCTCCTCCCCATTCCCGTTCAGCTCCTCCCAAATGCGGTACCATGTATCTGCTGAAACCCCCAGCAAAGTTACCAACCCCAAAGCTGAGGGTATAGAGGGCCAGGGTGCATGACGTGGCCTCTGCTGTCAGGATACCCTCCGCCTGTGGCCCGCCCATTCGTGTCTTCACCTATGAGCTCTTCCCATTTCTTGGGGGCGGAGGAGGTAGCTGAGGCCCAAAGAACAAAGGTGCTCTCCCAGGGCCATATAGTTACAGAGGGGTAACAGAGGTGAGCTAGAACCCGGGTTTCCTGCCACCCAGGCCTGGGCTCTTCTACTTTAGAAGCACTTAAGGAGGGAGGCGGTGCTTGCTCAGTGCCCAAGAGGTCAgatgaggagagaagaggagcaGTCAGGCTGGTGCTGGACCTGGGGTATCCCCTCCCCAATGACAGGACCACTCCACAAGCATCCTGGGAGTCGCCTCCTCAATAGCCCACGAGTTGGGCCACAGCCTAGGCCTGGGCCATGACTCACCTGGGAATAGCTGCCCCTGTCCAGGTCCAGCCCCAGCCAAGAGCTGCATCATGGAGGCCTCAACAGAGTGAGTAACTGCAGGATGGAgagggcggggggcagggggcagggagccGTCCGCAGCCCCAACCTTCCTTGCCGCCATCGCCAGCTTCCTGCCAGGCCTGAACTTCAGCAACTGCAGCCGACAGGCCCTGGAAAAAGCCCTCCTGGGTGGGATGGGCAGCTGCCTCTTTGAACGGCTCTCCGGTCTGCCCTCTACGGCCAGTGTCTGCGGAAATATGTTGGTGGAGCCCGGCGAGCAGTGTGACTGTGGCTTCCCAGATGTGAGCCCCTCACCCAGAGCCTTGCCCCACTCACTTCTGTGCCCTCACCCTGGCTCATCAGCCATCTCCAAGCCTCAGgaacccctctccccacctccccgtCTGCGGGGACTGCACATAGATTGTTGGGCTCTGGTCTTCATTCGCTGTGTGCATCCTTTTGGGTTCAGGCTCTGGGAGGGGGTTAGGGCATGCTCTCAGGCCCAGCCTGCTCTGACACTCGGCCCCTCTGTGCCCTTGCCCATAGGACTGCACTGATCCTTGCTGTGATTACTTCACCTGCCAGCTGAGGCCAGGGGCACAGTGCGCGTCCGATGGACTCTGTTGTCAAAATTGCCAGGTGGGCACAGACTGGACTGGCCGcccagagcccacctgccaaGGGCCAGTGTGGAAAAGGTCATTCTGACTCCCAGGGCCTGGCTGGATTGGCCCAGCACCCACATTGATGCTTACCCACCCTCCACAGCTGCGCCCGGCCAGCTGGCAGTGCCGCTCTACCAGAGGTGACTGCGACTTGCCCGAGTTCTGCCCAGGAGACAGCTCCCAGTGCCCCCCTGATGTCAGCCTGGGGGACGGTGAGCCGTGTGCTGGTGGACAGGCTGTGTGCATGCAAGGACGCTGTACCTCCTATGCCCAGCAGTGCCAGGCTCTCTGGGGGCCTGGGGCCCAGCCCGCCGCGCCACTTTGCCTCCTTACTGCCAACACTCGGGGGGACGCCTTTGGGAGCTGTGGGCGCAGCCCCGATGGCAGCTATGTGTCCTGTGCCCCTAGGTAAGTGAGGGAACCTGGCTCCTCCTCTGGGTTTGTGGGAGTCTTGGCTCTGCCCCCACTTACCCTACACCTCCTCCCTAACCCCAGAGATGCCGTTTGTGGGCAGCTCCAGTGCCAGGGAGGGAGGGCCCAGCCTCTGCTGGGCTCAGCCCGGGATCTTCACTGGGAGATGCTGGAAGCCAACGGGACCCAGCTGGAACTGAACTGTAGCTGGGTACACCTGGACCTGGGCAACGACGTGGCCCAGCCCCTGATGACTCTGCCTGGCACAGCCTGTGGCCCCGGCCTGGTGAGCAGCCTAGGCGGGCAGCACCAGGTGGGGAGGGATATCTGGATGCTGCAGGCAGCGCCCAGGCTTCACTAGCCACCGGTGAAGAAGGTGCAGGCTCCGGGGGGAGTTCAGATTCTCACTTCAGATGGAGCAGAGTCCCGTCatcctctgagccttggtttccccatctgtaaaagcgGGGTGGGCTTCGTTTGTGTTGGCCTCCCAGTGCCAGTAAAGCTCCTGAGAAGGTGATCTTTGCTCTTCTCTCGCCATCGGGCAGGTGTGCGTCGACCATCAATGCCAACCGGTGGAGATCCTGGGGACACAGGAATGTCGAAGCAAATGCCATGGGCATGGGGTGAGTTGGCATGGGGGGAGATGAAAGGGGAGCAGGGAGCCTCTGGGAAGGAAGAGAATGGTGGGCTTTGGAAACAGACACACCTGGGTTCTAATCCATGCTCTACCACATCTTAACTGTTGGATCCGGGGCAGgttattaacctctctgagctcagcttcctcctctaACTAACGggcataataatagtacccacttcCTGGGGGCACATGAGATGAGTATGGAAGcttctagcacagtgcctggcagatagAAGGCACTCACAATGTGAGTTCAATCTAATTTTCTCTGGCCCAGATAAAGAGTCTCTCTCTCCAGAACGCTGGCGCCCTCCACACTATCATTCTCAGCACGCCTTCCAGTTGCGGACATCTGAGACCTTGCAAAGCTGGGGACAGGGAAACACGGCCCCAGAGGGCACAGCTCCTCACTGTTCAACCTGTACCTCCTAGGTCTGCGACAGCAACAGACGCTGCCACTGTGAGGAGGGTTGGGCGCCCCCAGACTGCACCACCCACATCAGAGGTAGCATGAGGTGGGGGACAGGGGCAGCTGAGACGGCATCCTTCACCGCCCCTCTTTTTCTGACCCCTACGCTGCCGATTCCCTGCCTCTGTGTGACCCCTGACCCCTTCACCTTCTCTGATCACCtgacctccctgcccccccacctcTTCCTGGGTGTAGAGTTCTTAGCCCTGCCCACCTTCAAACCTGCCTTTACCCACAGCAACCAGCTCCCTGACCACAGGGCTGCCCCTCAGCCTCCTGTTGTTGCTGGTCCTGGTGCTGCTTGGTGCCAGCTACTGGCACCGTGCCCGCCTGCGCCAGAGACTCTGCCAGCTTAAGGGACCCAGCTGCCAATACAGGTACCAGCCTCCCCACTACTAGCTTTCTCCACATCTCTGTTAAGGACAACAGCTCTGgaaccccacccccgcccttgGGCAGCCCCTGACACCTGATTCTGAACCCAAGCCCCCCAGACCACACCCCACACACATCTCCCTTCCCTACATGTGCCCCATAACCCTTCACCTCACATGTAGACCCAAGTGGGGAAGCTGGGGTGCTAGGATCATTTCTCTCCAGGAGCCCCAGTGCTGAAGTGGGGCCCTCCCTCAGGCTgatcagcttccccttcccacttcTGATTTGGCCTACACCGTGCTCCAAGGGGCCACAAAGGGTTAACCCCACTCAAAGGCTGCAAATGGGTGGAGAACAGGGTCTGAGGCTGGGCCCTCTCTCTCCTTGCCTTTCTCCATGTTCAGGGCAGCCCAGTCTGGTCCCCCTGAACGCCCAGGACCCCCGCAGAGGGCTCTGCTGATGCCAGGTGCCAAGGTAAGTCTGCATGCCAGAGGAGAGAGGGACCAGTCCTGGCCAGGCATCCAGCTTGGGCCCTGGTGGGGGGCGGGTATTGAAGGCTCTAGACTCAGAGAAAGACTTGCATTGCCCAGGAGTCAGTCAGAGGAGTCAGGGccagccctcccctcccgtcCCCTGGCTGCAGGCTGAGAAGCAGGGTCCAGCCTGGACTGGGGAGGGGCAGTCACCTAGAGGAGGGAGTGCTGTGCTCTTTGCGCTGGCCTAGCCAGTGGCTTTGAAAGGTGGGTCTACCTGTGCTCCCAGCAGTGATGTCCCCTGGAGGGCATGAGGGGGTGGTGCTCAGAGTGGCCTTCAGTGTGCCAGGACCTGATGAGGCCCTGGTCGCCATGTGTAGAAGGGCTGGTGAGTGCCCCTGCCCTGAGCCCTCTGGATCTGAtgacagaagtgtgtgtgtggaggtggtCTGCACACCCACTCCACCACTTGTCACCCCCTCTGCATGAAACTGAATAACCGCATGCACAGCCCCACTGCCCCCGGGGCCCTGGCTGCCCATCCCTGAGCACTAACACCTCTCTGCCCACATCTGTCTCTctgctccctctccccccaccccaccccccgcccccactctGCCTGTCCGCTCCTCCTGCTCTTTCAGCAGGCTAGTGCTCTTGGCTTCCCGGCCCCTCCCTCCAGGCCGCTGCCTCCTGACCCTGTGCCCAAGAGACTCCAGGTAAATCTGGGCCAGCCCCTACCCTGGcccagggcaggtgggaggcTTGGTGCCCAACTGCAGTTCTCCTCCCTGTTCCCTGCCAGTGGCGCTTTTCACTAGGGGACCAGGGTGCCCCTCAGCCTTCAGACACTCCCCAGAAGTAGCAAAGGGTGAGCCTCCTGCCTTGGTTTCTACCACCATCTGGTGGTCAGTGGTGGGACTGCAGTCTGCCGGGGACACCACAGGTGACCCACACCTTTCTCCCCTAAGGCATCTACTGGCATGCACTCAAGCCCCATTGCGCATGCCCCCGTTCTCTCCTGCCCCCTGGCTGACTTTGCATGTTGACCTGAACCCCTCGGGAGACCCACTGCATGCCCACTGCTCCTGGCTGTTCTCTCACAGTCACTGCCCCTCTCTCTGTTCAGGCTGAGCTGGCTGACCGACCCAATCCCCCCACCCGCCCTCTGCCCGCTGACCCGGTGGTGAGGTACCCGAAGGTAACAGTTGGGGGAGAGAAGGGCACAgcctctccccccacccagggCTGTGGTGCTGGTAGCCTTGGCAGTGGTGCTGGTAGTAAGATGCCCCCTGTGACTAAGGGCACATACCCCAGTGGCATCTTTAATGGTGACAGGTTTGTTTGCAGACAAAGGTGTCCTCTGGTGCCGCCCCTCAAGCTGGTATTCCCCAGCACCAGTGTGTGGGAGGTGGGCAACATGATACCCCCTCCCAAGCTGGcctcctgccttctctctctcagtctcaggGGCCCACCAAGCCTCCACCCCCGAGAAAACCACTGCCTACTGACCCTCAGGGCCAGCACCCTTCGGCTGACCTGCCTGGCCCTGGAGCTGGAATCCTGCCCTCAGTGGTACCCTCCAGGTAGGGGAGGAGGGGCGCTGAGGATGGGCTCGTGGGGCGAGTAGTCTGGGGGGACCTCTGACCTTTTTTCTCGGCCTCCCACACCCCAGGCCTGCGCCGCCGCCCCCAGCAGTGTCCTCGCTCTACCTCTGACCTCTCCTGAGGTTCCGCTGCCTCCAACCTGGACTTAGGACTTCAACAGGCAGACCCCTGGAGTCCCTTGCGGTGACCGAAGGAGCTGGGGCCTGGACACTACGGAACAGGAGTCTTAAAACACTGACACCAGGCACTTCCACTTGCTGTCGAGCAGCACCCTGGGGACCCGCCCACGCAGTGGCATCTTGGGGTTGGGGAGTGTCTGGGAGCTGGACGGAGCTGAGGGAGGTGCGCACAGCCTGTCTCTGCAGAACTGCAATAAAAGTGAGGTCTTGGGAGCGCGCCTCAAAGTTTGTCTGCTTAGGGAAGGAGGGTCTCCCCTGTCGCGATTCCAGATCTGGCCGCCAGGAGACGCTGCTCCTCAGATGAAGACAGGATAGGGAGGGCGAGAGCCCCAGGCTGGGTCAGCGAGTGTCCCTGGGATGCTCGCGGCTTGTTTCTGCCCAGTCTGGGATGACCTTCTGCACAATCCAGTACCACAAAGGGCGCTGTACGCCCTCTGCCACCCCCAGTAGCCAAGTTCTCGCCCCCAACGCTGCGCGGCCCCTTGGCGGCGACCATCGACAAACCGGCCAAGCTGTTGGACTCGTTGTCCCCACCCTCCGACCAGCAGCTGGGAAAAATGGAACTGGCTGGCGTTCTCAGAGCCCCGGAgccggggcggggcgcggcggtGGCTCCCACGATTCCAAGGCCGCGcacctgcctctcccctcccccaccccacctaaGGGTTCGGGAACAGAAGTGCTTTGTATGGGCCGCAACCACCTCATTACTTCGTCTTTGAGACTATGGCCTTCGTTCGCCGAGAACGAAGGTGTGGGGCGGAAAGGGACAGGGCCCAACCCCAAGGTGGACATCGAGCTCGCCATCTGAGGTTCTGtaaagggggggtgggggtgaaggggTGGTCCCAGGAGGTGATTTGTCCCTTCCCCTCGCTATATCCCTAGATGTGCAAAGAAAAAGGAGCAATGGTGCCTAAGATGGCTGGACAAATTCGTGGATCCTCTCCCGTGCCTCACTTGCCTCTTTCTGGGCAAAAGGCGTGGGCCCATATTTAAATCTTCCAAAGATTTAATAAGGCTTTCTACCCTGTACCAATACAGACACGAAAGACACGACCTCCCTAAAACAACTCCTAGACAGTGGAATACGTCCCTCCTCGCCGCCCCCTTGAAACGCAGTCTAGCCTCAGCAAGACCTTGCCTAAACTGGCGCGCGCGCTACAGCGCACAGAAGGTTAACAAGAGTTGGCTTTGAATGAAGAGGCGGAGACGCGCCCACATTGGTGGAAAGTTATCCAGGGGCGTGGCCTGTGAGTCTcagcaccccaccccccttcccgcaagtcccccccacccccaccccccgcacttTGTACCTTTCTCGGCGCGACTGTGAAGCGGGACGGGCCGGGCCCGCCCGGGCCAGAGCAGACCAGACCCCGGGGGCGATGCGGCTGCAGCCCCTGCTGCGGACTGTCCTCTGGGCCGCGCTCCTCAGCTCCCCTCTGCGAGGAGGCTGTGGCCTCCGCCACGAGGTCTACTGGAACTCCAGTAACCCCAGGTAGCAGGGCTGAAACCTGCGGGCTCCGAGCCGGGCCTGCGCGCTCCCGGGCCGGGCGCGCGCCCGACACTCGCACTGTGCGCGGCGCCGCCTAGACCCGGCCGCGCGCCGGGGCTCCTTTGTTTGAGGcggcgggggaggagggaggggcgagGCGTGCTCGgggtcccccacccctgcccgcaCGCGTTGGGGGCCGAGAGGGGGACCCCAGCCCCGAAGGCAGTCGGTGGGGTCTCGGAGCCGGCAGCCCGCACCCGAGAGACCTCGGCCTGCACTCCGAGCCCCGCCCCTCTCGCTTCTCTCTTGGTGATCGCCAGCCTCCCAACGGCCCGAGCTGGAGCCGGCGGACttgcggcggggcggggggggggggggggggggggctttacTCTTGTGAAAGAAGGTTACTCTCCTGCTCGCTTGGCCTTCCCTTTGGTGCTACTCTTTCTCCTGATCTCATTCTGTAACTCTGCTTTCATCTCGTCATTATTAGTCCTATTTCTGTGCAGTCTCGGCCCTGCCCTTCTAGCTGAATCACCTTTAGGCAAGTCGTTTGACCTCCCTAACCTCAGTTatcgcatctgtaaaatgggctaataaCGCCTAGTACCCTGGGAAGTCAGGCGGACTAACCGAGGTCATGTGTGTGAAAGAGGTGCAGGCTGCACAGAtataaactattatttatttctctctcctgagCTGCCTGCCTTTGAATGTcgatattttttcctgtttccatcCTCCTCCCCaattctccctgcctccctctgctttctccatctgtttttctttctgattttcactTAAGGCAATCTGTGACACCGTTTGCTCACTCACATTTATTAAGCGTGTACTCTGTGCCGGGATCTGTGCTAGggtgctgggggttagggatAAGACCTAGGCTCTGCCCTCTGGGAGCCCAAAGAACCCCTGGGCCAGCAAGCTTCGGGACAGGTCATTACAATACCAATGCTGTGTGATAAGAGCTATTGTTGTCCTCCAACTCTGAATTCCTCACTCTCTGTTCTAGACCTGTGCTTCTGCATCACTTGGAGGTTTTGTTAAAAATTCAGGTTGCTAGCCCCTAAGCCTGAGGTTTCTGGCTCCTTCATTCAatccacaaatatttgtggagCGCTGTCCTTGTGCAAGACACttttccaggcactggggatgccGTGGAACAAAATGTACAAAGGCCCAGCTTGTGTTCCAGTAGGTCTGAGctgagcccaggaatctgcatttctaatcaGAACTCCAGATGCAGGTGATCTTAAGACCACCCATAGAGAGACAGTTGGGGGCCTTTCATAAGTCAAGCTGGACTCTCTGTATGGTGGGgatgcggggggtgggggagtgattCATACTCTATTTGATGCTGGAGGGGGACAGCATGTCCCAGGTTTTCCCACCTGTACTGGCTCCCCCAGGCAGGTGGAAGGGAGTCCTGAGGAGGCCAAAGATTGGGGGATATGTGGAGGGGGCCCCCCTCTTCGTATGGCACTTGATTgtcctggccaaaaaaaaaaagggaggttcCCACTATCcactccctcatttttttttttttttttactatggcATTCTTTTCAGCATTGAATTGAGGTCTTAAAAGGCAAGCCTTCCTCTTTATGCACCTGTTAATGAGGATACTGTTCCCAGGCTCCATCTCTAGTCTGTGACTGCTCTGTGGGCCCAGATCTGTGCCCCTTGCCTCTGTTCCCCAGCTTCTTCACAGCAGCCCTCCAcctaacatttatcaagcacaGGTGCTATACCAGGCTCTGTCTTGAGCACTAGGGCTAGATAGGTGGGTGGCAGCTCCCACCCAAAAGCTAGGCTGTGGTGAGTGGCCTTGTCACATTTGGGCTATGTGGTTATAGGCACTGcagtcccttaacctctctgaacctgtgaATCGGTTACCTCATCCTTTTCTTGTACTCTGTCTCTCAAGAGGTGTCAGTCTGGAGAACTCAGGCCTTCCTAAGCTGCTCCCTCCCCAGCAGGTGGGGGATTGGCTGGAGGGGACCATTGGGAAGGGGTATTTCTGACCCTCGTGCCGCAGGTGTGCCATGCCGTGAGCCCCTCCGCCCTCACCTACCTTATGCCTGCAGGCTGCTTCGAGGAGACGCCGTGGTGGAGCTGGGCCTCAAGGATTACCTAGACATCTTCTGCCCACACTATGAGGGTCCAGGGCCCCCTGAGGGCCCTGAGACATTTGCGTTATACATGGTGGACTGGCCAGGCTATGAGGCCTGCCGGGCCGAGGGGCCGGGTGCATTCAAGCGCTGGGAGTGCTCCCTGCCTTTCGCTCCCTTTGGCCCTGTTCGATTCTCAGAGAAGATTCAGCGCTTCACGCCCTTCTCCCTTGGCTTCGAATTCTTGCCTGGAGAGACCTACTACTACATCTGTGAGTGAAGATGGGCACACTGGCTGCCtcctggggaaggtggggaggggtatGGGGCTACCTGCCATTGCTAGCAGTCAAGGCAGAGATcctgaggggtgggggaatgagAGGACTGGGAAGGAAGGCTAGGCCTAGGAGGGGGGAGTGGACAGGGGGCCTGAGTCCAGGACCAAGTAGGGGGACATCTAGAGTGAACCAatagagaggaggggaaaggaagaggagcCAGGAAAGAGGACATGAGTAGGGTCACAGATGGGCCCCTAGATGTGGCCCCAAAATAAGGAAAAGCTTTCCAGGGAACTGGAGAGAAAAGAAGCTGGGAGGGTTTGAAACGCAGTCTGAGGCATGCAAACTAGCCTGTGCTAACTTCTTCCTCCCAATTTCCCACCACCCAGCAGTGCCAACTCCGGAGAGTCCTGGCCAGTGCTTGAGGCTCCAGGTGTCTGTCTGCTGCAAGGAGGACAGTGAGTGGGTTGGGGCAGGGGAGCAACCCTTCTGGCTAGTGTGGGGCCCTCAGGAATGAGGGGAGGAGTGGGAAGAATCTGGGAGCATCAAACTCTGAGGAacctctcccccccccccatttaGCCTGTGGGAGCCTCCCCTACACAAAGGGAATGGCATCTCCAGGGGCAAGGCTGTCCAAGGCCTTAGCTGAACTGGTGGTCTCTAATGGCAACTGGGAGGAGACTTGGAAGTTGGGGCTTAGAGATGATGAGGT
The genomic region above belongs to Phocoena sinus isolate mPhoSin1 chromosome 1, mPhoSin1.pri, whole genome shotgun sequence and contains:
- the EFNA4 gene encoding ephrin-A4 isoform X2, encoding MRLQPLLRTVLWAALLSSPLRGGCGLRHEVYWNSSNPRLLRGDAVVELGLKDYLDIFCPHYEGPGPPEGPETFALYMVDWPGYEACRAEGPGAFKRWECSLPFAPFGPVRFSEKIQRFTPFSLGFEFLPGETYYYILPTPESPGQCLRLQVSVCCKEDKPESAHPVGSPGESGTSGWQGGATPSPLCLLLLLLLPILRLLRVL
- the EFNA4 gene encoding ephrin-A4 isoform X1 — translated: MRLQPLLRTVLWAALLSSPLRGGCGLRHEVYWNSSNPRLLRGDAVVELGLKDYLDIFCPHYEGPGPPEGPETFALYMVDWPGYEACRAEGPGAFKRWECSLPFAPFGPVRFSEKIQRFTPFSLGFEFLPGETYYYISVPTPESPGQCLRLQVSVCCKEDKPESAHPVGSPGESGTSGWQGGATPSPLCLLLLLLLPILRLLRVL
- the EFNA4 gene encoding ephrin-A4 isoform X3; the encoded protein is MRLQPLLRTVLWAALLSSPLRGGCGLRHEVYWNSSNPRLLRGDAVVELGLKDYLDIFCPHYEGPGPPEGPETFALYMVDWPGYEACRAEGPGAFKRWECSLPFAPFGPVRFSEKIQRFTPFSLGFEFLPGETYYYISVPTPESPGQCLRLQVSVCCKEDTDPSCHPQEPEPSQDSPEEGPCPLPELGGPSQTDKME